From the Clostridium sp. Marseille-P299 genome, one window contains:
- a CDS encoding PucR family transcriptional regulator, which yields MISNQILQNTIEGLKAITRIDICIMDTEGKSLASTINNADDYENAVLAFVESPADSQVLQGYQFFKVFDEHQLEYVILVKGDSDDVYMVGKIASFQIQNLLVAYKERYDKDNFIKNLLLDNLLLVDIYNRAKKLHIETDVRRVVFIIETKNEKDTNALETVRGLFSSKTKDFITAVDEKNIILVKELKPNETYDDMIKTAKVILDMLNTEAMTKVHVAFGTIVNEIKDVSRSYKEAKMALDVGKIFYNGRNVVAYNQLGIGRLIYQLPMPLCKMFIREIFDGKSPDEFDEETLTTINKFFENSLNVSETSRQLYIHRNTLVYRLDKLQKSTNLDLRVFEDAITFKIALMVVKYMKYMENMEY from the coding sequence ATGATATCTAATCAAATTCTTCAAAACACAATTGAAGGTCTTAAAGCAATTACAAGAATTGATATCTGCATTATGGATACAGAAGGGAAATCATTAGCTTCTACGATTAATAATGCAGATGATTATGAAAATGCAGTTCTTGCATTCGTTGAATCTCCAGCAGACAGTCAAGTATTACAAGGATATCAATTCTTTAAAGTATTTGATGAACATCAACTTGAATATGTAATTTTAGTAAAAGGTGATAGTGATGATGTATACATGGTAGGTAAGATCGCATCCTTCCAGATACAGAATTTATTGGTTGCTTATAAAGAAAGATACGATAAAGATAACTTTATTAAGAATCTTTTATTAGACAACTTATTATTAGTTGATATCTATAATAGAGCGAAAAAGCTTCATATCGAGACTGACGTTCGTCGAGTAGTATTTATTATTGAGACGAAGAATGAAAAGGATACCAATGCTTTAGAAACTGTAAGAGGCCTATTCTCAAGTAAAACAAAAGATTTTATTACAGCAGTGGATGAGAAAAATATTATTCTTGTAAAAGAATTAAAACCAAATGAAACATATGACGATATGATAAAGACTGCGAAAGTAATACTTGATATGCTTAATACAGAAGCAATGACAAAAGTTCATGTTGCATTTGGTACTATTGTTAACGAGATTAAAGATGTTTCCAGATCATACAAAGAAGCTAAGATGGCGCTTGATGTAGGCAAAATCTTCTACAATGGACGTAATGTTGTGGCATATAATCAACTTGGTATTGGACGTTTAATTTATCAATTACCTATGCCACTTTGCAAAATGTTTATTCGTGAAATTTTCGATGGTAAATCACCAGACGAGTTTGATGAAGAAACATTAACTACAATTAACAAGTTCTTTGAAAATAGCTTAAATGTATCAGAGACTTCTAGACAATTATATATTCATAGAAACACTTTAGTTTATCGTTTAGATAAACTCCAAAAGAGTACAAATCTTGACTTGCGTGTTTTTGAAGATGCAATTACATTTAAAATTGCCCTTATGGTTGTTAAGTATATGAAGTATATGGAAAATATGGAATATTAA
- the ftsE gene encoding cell division ATP-binding protein FtsE, which produces MAGSYDLDKDLEEIEAPVIVFEGVSKDYQKGTHAINNINIEIRKGEFVFIVGSSGSGKSTLIKLMLKEIKPSKGKIFVAGKDLSRLKRWSVCKYRRSIGVVFQDFRLLPDRTVFENVAFAQRVIEAPTREIRRQTPKMLSLVGLSEKHKSYPKELSGGEQQRVALARALVNNPVILLADEPTGNLDPKNSWEIMRLLEEVNKKGTTVVIVTHNHEIVDAMQKRVITMKNGVLISDDKKGGYVHAKN; this is translated from the coding sequence ATGGCCGGTTCTTATGATTTAGACAAGGACTTAGAAGAAATCGAGGCCCCAGTAATCGTATTTGAGGGAGTTTCTAAGGATTATCAAAAAGGAACTCATGCAATTAATAATATAAATATAGAGATACGTAAGGGTGAATTTGTATTTATTGTAGGTAGTAGTGGGTCTGGAAAATCCACATTAATTAAATTAATGTTAAAAGAAATAAAGCCAAGCAAAGGTAAGATTTTTGTTGCTGGGAAGGATTTATCAAGATTAAAACGCTGGTCAGTATGTAAATATAGAAGAAGCATAGGCGTAGTATTTCAAGACTTCCGTTTGTTGCCAGATCGTACTGTGTTTGAGAATGTTGCATTTGCACAAAGAGTAATTGAGGCACCAACAAGGGAAATCAGAAGACAAACTCCAAAAATGTTATCACTTGTTGGATTGTCAGAGAAACATAAATCATATCCGAAGGAATTATCAGGCGGTGAACAACAAAGAGTTGCCTTAGCAAGGGCGCTTGTGAATAATCCAGTTATTTTATTAGCGGATGAACCAACAGGAAATTTAGATCCTAAAAATTCATGGGAAATTATGCGCCTGTTAGAAGAAGTTAATAAAAAAGGAACTACAGTCGTAATTGTGACACATAATCATGAGATAGTAGATGCAATGCAAAAGAGAGTAATTACCATGAAAAATGGTGTTCTAATTAGTGATGATAAAAAAGGTGGTTATGTGCATGCCAAAAATTAG
- the ftsX gene encoding permease-like cell division protein FtsX: MPKISTINYSFKQGVKNIKRNRMFSLASIGTMTACLFLFGIFYFALVNFKFLVKNAEQAVSVTVFFDEGTSEAEIKAIGDKIELRAEVAKCEYISAEEAWENYKNTKLNEEQIASFGDDNPLKDSNSYVVYLNDVEMQDSLVKYISSIPGVRQVNDSEAIADLFSGFNKGVGYVSAAIIIILLGVAVFLISTTVTMGISIRKQEISIMKLIGATDFFIRAPFIVEGIIIGVIGASIPLIFLYVLYHKIINYIMESFNSPFGTFEFISTHEIFSTLIPVSLIIGVGIGFLGSFFTLGKQLRKIN; the protein is encoded by the coding sequence ATGCCAAAAATTAGTACAATTAATTATAGTTTTAAACAAGGCGTTAAAAATATAAAGAGAAATCGTATGTTTAGCTTAGCATCTATTGGTACAATGACTGCATGTTTATTTTTATTTGGAATATTTTATTTTGCCCTTGTAAATTTTAAGTTTTTAGTTAAGAATGCAGAGCAAGCAGTAAGTGTAACCGTATTTTTTGATGAGGGAACATCGGAAGCTGAGATAAAGGCTATTGGCGATAAAATTGAGCTTCGTGCAGAAGTTGCTAAATGTGAGTACATATCTGCAGAAGAAGCATGGGAAAATTATAAGAACACAAAATTAAACGAAGAACAAATTGCATCCTTTGGAGACGACAACCCGTTAAAGGATTCCAATAGTTATGTAGTGTATTTAAATGATGTAGAAATGCAGGATTCTTTAGTAAAATATATTTCCTCCATTCCTGGTGTGAGACAAGTAAATGATTCTGAGGCGATTGCAGATTTATTTTCTGGATTTAATAAGGGAGTTGGTTATGTTTCCGCTGCAATCATCATAATACTATTAGGAGTAGCTGTATTTTTAATTAGTACCACAGTAACTATGGGGATTTCCATACGAAAGCAGGAAATATCTATTATGAAGTTAATTGGTGCCACTGATTTCTTTATACGGGCTCCATTTATTGTGGAAGGAATTATCATTGGAGTGATAGGTGCTAGTATCCCATTAATATTTTTGTATGTTTTATATCATAAGATAATAAATTATATTATGGAAAGTTTTAATAGCCCTTTTGGTACCTTTGAGTTTATTAGTACACATGAGATTTTTTCAACATTGATACCAGTATCACTTATCATCGGAGTAGGAATTGGATTTTTAGGAAGCTTTTTCACTCTTGGTAAGCAACTCCGCAAGATTAATTAA
- a CDS encoding murein hydrolase activator EnvC family protein, with protein MKRKQKIKITYRMALCSLSVALLLPVGLTGLQEKEISANANALSLGISSVGNLIKLSSYDEKIQAANEEKERLEDKKKETEQKISELEKEKEDILTYIEKLDNELNTITLEIERLQGEIKTNKEELEQTKKELMDAKQTEEDQYETMKKRIQFMYENGGTSLLETLLSSNNLVDFLNQVEYSKKISEYDNNLFQSYKETKELIATKEAYLTAQLEELNTLEEHAEFEQSTMQQLMADKNKEVEKYEASIEKSNLMLLSYNEQIEDVNYTIEEVKEQQRIEEEKIKKLKEEEERRRQEEERRKQEAANNQQNGNNSSSATIKDETSSDKMIWPLPGDGRIFTYFGNRKAPIAGASTYHRGLDIGGEMGASIVASLSGTVEIAQYSSSSGNFIIINHGNGLRTAYCHCSKLLVSVGQYVKQGEVIALVGSTGISTGPHLHFGVSIDNVYVDPLNYISY; from the coding sequence ATGAAACGTAAGCAGAAAATCAAGATTACTTATCGTATGGCATTATGTTCACTTAGTGTAGCATTATTATTACCAGTTGGTTTGACAGGCTTGCAAGAAAAAGAAATAAGCGCTAATGCGAATGCATTATCTTTAGGGATTAGTAGTGTTGGTAATCTAATTAAATTATCTAGTTATGATGAAAAAATTCAAGCGGCGAATGAAGAGAAAGAAAGATTAGAAGATAAGAAAAAAGAAACTGAGCAAAAGATCTCTGAATTAGAAAAAGAAAAAGAGGATATATTAACTTATATTGAGAAACTAGATAACGAATTAAATACGATTACGTTAGAAATCGAGCGATTACAAGGAGAAATAAAGACCAATAAAGAAGAATTAGAGCAGACAAAAAAAGAACTAATGGATGCAAAACAGACGGAAGAAGATCAATATGAAACGATGAAAAAACGTATTCAGTTTATGTATGAAAATGGGGGAACTAGTCTATTAGAAACTTTATTAAGCAGTAATAATTTAGTAGACTTTTTAAATCAAGTAGAATACTCCAAGAAAATATCTGAGTATGATAATAACTTGTTCCAAAGTTATAAAGAAACGAAAGAGTTAATTGCAACAAAAGAAGCTTATTTAACTGCTCAATTGGAGGAACTTAATACATTAGAAGAACATGCAGAGTTTGAACAATCAACCATGCAACAATTAATGGCTGATAAAAATAAAGAAGTAGAAAAATATGAAGCTTCTATTGAAAAAAGTAATTTAATGTTATTGTCTTACAATGAGCAAATTGAAGATGTAAACTATACGATTGAAGAAGTAAAAGAACAACAGCGTATAGAAGAAGAGAAAATTAAGAAATTAAAAGAAGAGGAAGAACGCAGAAGACAAGAAGAGGAACGTAGAAAGCAAGAGGCTGCTAATAACCAACAGAATGGAAATAATAGTTCCAGTGCCACAATTAAGGATGAAACATCTAGTGATAAGATGATATGGCCATTACCGGGAGATGGAAGGATATTTACGTATTTTGGTAACCGTAAAGCGCCAATCGCAGGAGCTAGTACTTATCACCGTGGCCTAGATATTGGTGGTGAAATGGGAGCTTCTATTGTGGCCTCATTATCTGGTACCGTAGAGATAGCTCAATATAGCTCATCTTCAGGAAACTTTATCATCATTAATCACGGAAATGGATTACGTACTGCATATTGTCACTGTTCTAAGTTATTAGTATCCGTTGGTCAGTATGTAAAGCAAGGAGAAGTAATTGCACTGGTAGGTTCTACAGGAATTTCTACAGGACCTCATCTACATTTTGGTGTTTCTATTGATAATGTTTACGTAGATCCATTAAACTACATAAGTTATTAA